The proteins below come from a single Triticum aestivum cultivar Chinese Spring chromosome 5D, IWGSC CS RefSeq v2.1, whole genome shotgun sequence genomic window:
- the LOC123124578 gene encoding pentatricopeptide repeat-containing protein At2g38420, mitochondrial, whose amino-acid sequence MSCSPVPEPDHHRLLATLARHGRLAAAATLFSTAVRTTRALNTILAALCSSPSLLRVAPSVLLLAAPTASPDAATFRVLTSALCRASRPSAAAGLLRCMPSLHLDPDSPLCRAVLSSLCRCAPARDAAAFLDDMRRWGVPPSGLDHRAVLRALLREGMVAEAYEVVKEKMGSDGVSPGVADFELMLRAFSERGQFDAVDEAFDEMLLRGLVPGVAVYNVYVAALCKKGDLAGARRMVDCMERAGCPPDVRTFGVVVAGCVSAGDAGAARDVAWEAVRRGLRWDTPSMVELVGLLRACGHVADAHGLLLDVFLHGGCTGVDASTLGQLICASEDACSVITDHPKD is encoded by the coding sequence ATGAGCTGCTCCCCGGTGCCAGAACCTGACCACCACCGCCTGCTGGCCACCCTCGCGCGCcacggccgcctcgccgccgccgccacgctctTCTCCACGGCCGTCCGCACCACACGcgcgctcaacaccatactcgccgCCCTCTGCTCCTCCCCGTCGCTCCTCCGCGTCGCCCCCTCCGTGCTCCTCCTCGCCGCCCCCACCGCCTCCCCCGACGCGGCCACCTTCCGCGTCCTCACCTCCGCGCTCTGCCGCGCAagccgcccctccgccgccgccggcctcttGCGCTGCATGCCCTCCCTCCACCTCGACCCGGACTCGCCGCTGTGCCGCGCCGTGCTCTCCTCCCTGTGCCGCTGCGCCCCGGCCCGGGACGCGGCGGCGTTCCTGGACGACATGCGCCGGTGGGGCGTCCCGCCCAGCGGGCTCGACCACCGCGCCGTCCTCCGCGCCCTCCTACGGGAGGGGATGGTGGCGGAGGCATACGAGGTCGTCAAGGAGAAGATGGGCTCCGACGGCGTGTCCCCCGGGGTGGCCGACTTCGAGCTGATGCTGCGCGCGTTCAGCGAGCGCGGGCAGTTCGACGCCGTCGACGAGGCGTTCGACGAAATGCTCCTTCGAGGGCTCGTGCCGGGCGTGGCCGTCTACAACGTGTACGTCGCCGCGCTGTGCAAGAAAGGGGACCTGGCCGGCGCGCGCCGGATGGTGGACTGCATGGAGCGCGCCGGCTGCCCGCCGGACGTCAGGACGTTCGGCGTCGTGGTCGCCGGGTGCGTGTCCGCCGGGGACGCCGGCGCTGCCAGGGACGTGGCGTGGGAGGCGGTGCGGCGGGGCCTGCGGTGGGACACGCCGTCGATGGTGGAGCTGGTCGGCCTGCTCCGGGCGTGCGGGCACGTCGCGGACGCGCACGGGCTGCTGCTGGACGTGTTCCTGCACGGCGGGTGCACTGGAGTGGACGCCTCGACGCTCGGGCAGCTGATATGTGCCAGCGAAGACGCCTGCAGCGTGATCACAGATCACCCGAAAGACTAG